In the Paenibacillus sp. FSL H7-0357 genome, one interval contains:
- the leuD gene encoding 3-isopropylmalate dehydratase small subunit, whose product MEAFKKLTGIVAPVDRVNVDTDAIIPKQFLKRIERTGFGQFLFYEWRFDEAGNDNAAFEMNKPRYKGASVLISRANFGCGSSREHAPWAIMDYGFKVVIAPSYADIFYNNCFKNGILPIKLSESQVDELFSRTAAHEGYNLTVDLENNTLNDEYGLLISFELDEHRRQFLLQGLDDIGLTLQHADEIAAYEERHAAKLFS is encoded by the coding sequence ATGGAAGCTTTTAAGAAATTAACAGGAATCGTTGCCCCGGTTGACCGGGTAAATGTAGATACGGATGCTATTATTCCAAAGCAGTTTTTGAAACGGATTGAACGGACTGGATTTGGACAATTTCTTTTTTACGAATGGCGTTTTGACGAAGCGGGTAATGACAATGCCGCTTTTGAGATGAACAAACCGCGCTATAAAGGCGCATCTGTATTGATTTCGCGGGCTAACTTCGGCTGCGGCTCCTCCCGGGAGCATGCGCCGTGGGCGATCATGGACTATGGCTTCAAAGTAGTAATTGCCCCTTCTTATGCAGATATTTTTTATAACAACTGCTTCAAGAACGGGATTCTTCCGATCAAGCTGTCGGAATCGCAGGTCGATGAGCTGTTCAGCCGTACGGCAGCCCATGAAGGATACAACCTGACGGTTGACCTTGAGAACAACACGCTTAACGATGAATACGGACTGTTGATCAGCTTTGAGCTGGATGAGCACCGCCGCCAGTTCCTGCTGCAGGGGCTCGATGATATCGGGCTGACACTTCAGCATGCGGATGAAATCGCCGCCTACGAGGAGCGCCACGCGGCAAAGCTGTTTTCGTAA
- the leuC gene encoding 3-isopropylmalate dehydratase large subunit, with protein MSKKTMFEKIWDNHVIHQEEGKPSIIYIDLHLVHEVTSPQAFEGLRLSGRQVRRPGLTFATMDHNVPTKDRYNITDPISKQQIDTLSQNCRDFGVRLFDLNDIDQGVVHVMGPEIGLTHPGKTIVCGDSHTSTHGAFGALAFGIGTSEVEHVLATQCLQQSKAKTMEVRFIGKRNPGVTAKDMILGVIAKYGTDFATGYVIEYTGESIRELSMEERMTVCNMSIEGGARAGLIAPDETTFNYLRDRQYVPQGAAYDAAVETWKGLVSDEGAEYDTIVEFDVESLIPQVTWGTSPGMGTDINSSVPNPADFSTENERKAAEKALEYMDLAPGTPISEIPIDYVFIGSCTNGRIEDLRAAAEVAKGHKVSDKVTAIVVPGSGRVKLQAEKEGLDVVFTEAGFEWREAGCSMCLAMNPDVLQPGQRCASTSNRNFEGRQGRGGRTHLVSPAMAAAAAIKGRFTDVRDWNYKTEAVNS; from the coding sequence ATGAGCAAGAAGACAATGTTTGAGAAAATTTGGGACAATCACGTAATCCATCAAGAGGAAGGTAAGCCTAGCATTATTTATATTGATCTGCATCTGGTGCACGAAGTTACCTCTCCACAGGCCTTCGAAGGTCTCCGTCTCAGCGGACGCCAAGTCCGCCGTCCCGGCCTTACTTTTGCTACCATGGATCATAACGTTCCTACGAAAGACCGTTACAACATTACAGATCCGATCTCCAAACAGCAGATTGACACGCTGTCGCAGAATTGCCGTGATTTTGGAGTCAGATTGTTCGACCTGAACGATATCGATCAGGGTGTCGTGCATGTTATGGGCCCGGAAATCGGCCTGACACATCCCGGCAAAACCATCGTCTGCGGCGACAGCCACACTTCCACGCACGGAGCATTCGGCGCACTGGCCTTTGGTATTGGCACAAGTGAAGTTGAGCATGTTCTGGCTACCCAGTGCTTGCAGCAATCCAAAGCCAAAACGATGGAAGTCCGCTTCATCGGCAAACGTAATCCTGGAGTGACTGCCAAGGATATGATTCTCGGTGTCATTGCCAAATACGGCACTGATTTTGCAACAGGCTATGTTATTGAATACACGGGCGAATCCATCCGTGAGCTGTCGATGGAGGAACGCATGACCGTCTGCAATATGTCGATCGAAGGCGGGGCAAGAGCGGGTCTGATCGCTCCTGATGAAACTACCTTCAACTACCTGCGTGATCGCCAATATGTCCCTCAGGGTGCCGCTTATGATGCTGCCGTTGAAACTTGGAAAGGCCTTGTAAGCGATGAAGGTGCAGAATATGACACAATTGTTGAGTTCGATGTGGAATCTTTGATTCCGCAAGTGACCTGGGGAACTAGCCCGGGCATGGGCACAGACATCAATTCCAGTGTGCCGAACCCTGCTGATTTCTCGACTGAAAATGAACGTAAAGCCGCTGAAAAAGCGCTTGAATATATGGATCTGGCACCAGGCACACCTATTTCGGAGATTCCGATTGATTATGTCTTTATCGGTTCCTGCACGAATGGCCGGATTGAGGATTTGCGTGCTGCTGCCGAGGTAGCCAAAGGACACAAGGTATCCGACAAGGTTACGGCAATTGTTGTACCGGGCTCCGGACGCGTGAAGCTGCAGGCGGAGAAGGAAGGTCTCGATGTAGTGTTTACGGAAGCTGGTTTTGAATGGCGCGAAGCAGGCTGCAGCATGTGCCTGGCGATGAACCCGGATGTACTTCAGCCTGGACAACGCTGCGCATCGACCTCGAACCGCAACTTTGAAGGACGCCAGGGACGCGGCGGACGTACGCATCTCGTATCCCCGGCAATGGCTGCGGCTGCTGCAATCAAGGGGCGTTTCACCGACGTCCGCGACTGGAACTACAAGACGGAAGCCGTCAATTCATAG
- a CDS encoding transposase yields the protein MHHSAQVQTFLQEHPRIEFVYLPKYSPELNLIEGLWKWLKIDVVHNVFYKKFYHIRINVAAFMKRVNSEPMNVINRLYIRL from the coding sequence ATCCACCATTCGGCACAGGTACAGACTTTTTTACAGGAGCACCCGCGCATAGAGTTTGTTTATTTGCCAAAGTACTCGCCCGAACTCAATCTTATTGAAGGATTGTGGAAGTGGCTCAAAATAGACGTTGTCCACAATGTGTTTTACAAGAAGTTTTACCATATTCGCATCAATGTCGCAGCGTTTATGAAGCGTGTCAATTCCGAGCCAATGAACGTTATTAATCGGCTTTACATTCGTCTGTAA